A single region of the Thermodesulfobacteriota bacterium genome encodes:
- the pilM gene encoding pilus assembly protein PilM, with protein MPAAIGIDLRPRHLILTLLKRSFGRVRVVDYAIHPIAPEEDREEREAQVIGAIPPFLARHSLRRDRIHVSLPREKAIARFIRLPAATRENLRKVLEYELPKYTPFKADEVYFDYHLLREEKEWLTLFAAFVRRSEIESSLSLLKKVGIRPISIQISTVSALNHFFYNRPSSDGEASVLLELFPPFLEMNLLRGSEWEESFHFHYHPDHWPAEVIRIWERSGLRPASGQSVRWFLFGEEGEEKNLTLLKESAGQENVFRPPIDRLKWKGDRRDLGLLYPSIGAPLSGLVKPRIELNLLPEELRERRRKIGRPLLLILLCLFGLFGVRQGMTLYSQQREELASISEEVRRRKPEVEALEKIQKEKEALAKEISELEKFQSEEVSKIDILKELTSLLPETAWLWNLKYNGRELELSGYADSASDLIQIFDKSPLFEKVEFLAPVTKERFMRPDGSQEKERFRLRVRLEARRPGS; from the coding sequence GTGCCAGCCGCAATCGGGATCGATCTGAGACCCCGACATCTGATCCTCACGCTCCTGAAGAGGTCCTTCGGGAGGGTCCGGGTGGTGGACTATGCGATCCACCCGATCGCTCCGGAGGAAGATCGGGAGGAGCGGGAGGCCCAGGTGATCGGAGCGATCCCTCCCTTCCTTGCCAGACATTCCCTTCGGAGGGATCGCATCCACGTCTCGCTTCCGAGGGAGAAGGCGATCGCCCGGTTCATCCGGCTTCCGGCGGCCACGCGGGAAAACCTGAGAAAGGTCTTGGAATACGAATTGCCCAAATATACGCCCTTTAAAGCCGATGAGGTCTACTTCGACTACCATCTCCTCAGAGAGGAGAAGGAATGGCTCACCCTCTTTGCGGCCTTCGTACGGAGGTCGGAGATCGAATCGAGCCTTTCCCTTTTGAAGAAGGTGGGCATCAGACCGATCTCCATCCAGATCTCGACGGTCTCGGCCTTGAACCACTTCTTTTACAACCGGCCCTCTTCGGATGGAGAGGCATCGGTCCTGCTGGAGCTGTTCCCTCCTTTTCTCGAGATGAACCTTTTAAGGGGTTCAGAATGGGAGGAGAGCTTCCATTTTCATTACCATCCAGATCACTGGCCAGCCGAGGTGATAAGAATCTGGGAGCGCTCCGGCCTCCGTCCTGCCTCCGGTCAAAGCGTCAGATGGTTTCTTTTCGGCGAAGAGGGCGAGGAGAAGAACCTTACCCTTCTCAAAGAGTCTGCCGGGCAAGAGAACGTGTTCCGCCCTCCCATCGATAGGCTCAAATGGAAGGGGGATCGAAGAGACCTGGGGCTCCTCTATCCTTCGATCGGCGCACCCCTGTCCGGCTTGGTCAAGCCGAGGATCGAACTCAACCTCCTACCCGAAGAGTTGAGGGAGAGGCGGAGAAAGATCGGAAGGCCCCTTCTTCTCATCCTCCTTTGTCTCTTCGGTCTTTTCGGTGTGAGACAGGGGATGACCCTCTACTCCCAGCAACGGGAGGAGCTGGCCTCGATCTCCGAGGAGGTGAGGAGGCGGAAACCCGAGGTCGAAGCCCTGGAGAAGATCCAAAAGGAGAAGGAGGCCCTTGCTAAGGAGATCTCCGAGCTCGAAAAATTCCAGTCGGAAGAGGTGAGCAAGATCGACATCCTCAAGGAGTTGACCTCCCTCCTTCCCGAGACGGCCTGGCTTTGGAACCTGAAGTATAACGGGAGAGAATTGGAGCTGAGCGGGTACGCGGATTCGGCCTCGGATCTGATCCAGATCTTCGATAAATCGCCCCTCTTCGAAAAGGTAGAATTCCTGGCGCCCGTCACGAAGGAGAGGTTCATGAGGCCCGACGGATCGCAGGAGAAGGAGAGGTTCAGGTTGAGGGTGAGGCTTGAGGCAAGGAGGCCCGGTTCGTGA